The genomic DNA GCGGAACGTTGAGCGAGCCCATCCCCCGCGGAACGTTGAGCGAGCCCATCCCCCGCGGGACGTTGAGCGACCCCATCCCCCGCGGAACGTTGAGCGAGCCCATCCCCCGCGGAACATTGAGCGACCGCGTCCCCCGCGGAACGTTGAGCGAGCCCATCCCCCGCGGAACGTTGAGCGAGCCCATCCCCCGCGGGACGTTGAGCGACCCCATCCCCCGCGGAACGTTGAGCGAGCCCATCCCCCGCGGGACATTGAGCGAGCCCATCCCCCGCGGGACATTGAGCGAGCCCATCCCCCGCGGGACATTGAGCGAGCCCATCCCCCGCGGGACATTGAGCGAGCGCAGCGAGACGAAACGGGTTGAGCGAGCCGAAGGCGAGTCGAAACCTCCCCGACCGCCGGCCCCCCTCATCCGCGCCCGCGGACTCACCGTCACGCGCGGACGACGCGAGATCCTGCACGACATAGACCTCGACATCGAGACCGGCAGCCTGACCGCGATCGTCGGGGCGAACGGCGCAGGCAAGACCACGCTCATCCAGGCGCTCGCCGGAGTCGTTCCTCCGCGGAAGCGCCAGGTGGACGTCGACGGTCTGGACCCTGCCACGGCCTCACCGCGCGATCTCGCCGCGCGCATCGGCTTCGTGTTCCAGAACCCGGAGCACCAGTTCATCGCGCACACCGTTTCTGACGAACTCGCGCACGGGCTCACCCTTCGACAGGCTCAGGGATCGCGAATGTCGAACGCGGAGATCGCGCAGCGCGTGCACGAGATGCTCGTGCGCTTCGGGCTGGAGCACAAGGCGGACGTGCATCCGTTCCTGCTCTCGGGCGGCGAGAAGCGACGACTGTCGGTCGGCACCGCGCTGATCACCGGCCCCCGCGTGCTCGCACTCGACGAGCCGACATTCGGGCAGGATCGCGCACGAGCCACCGAGCTCCTCGCTCTTCTGAAGTCGCTGCGCCGCGAAGGCACGACCATCGTGATCGTCACGCACGATCTGCAACTCGTCGCAGAACACTCCACGCACACCGTCGTGCTCTCGGACGGACGCGTGCACGCCACCGGCCGCACCGACGACCTCTTCCGCGATGAGCAGGTCTTCGCCACCGCCGGGCTGCGGCTCCCCGCACTGCAGCGCATGCTCGCTTCCCATGCAGGGACGGCGGCGTCATGAGCACCACCGTCATCGACCCGTATGCCGCGATGGTCAGGGCCTCGCGCCGCGAGTTCCTGTACGCACTGAACCCGCTGGGGAAGGTCGCCGCAGTCGCCCCCGCGATGATCCTGCTGGTCTTCGTGCGCGACCTCGCCACACCTGCTGCCTTACTCGTGCTCGCATATGCGCTGATCCTGATCGGCGCGCGGCTGACCTGGCGCCTCTTGCTGCTTCTGCTCGTCGTGATACCGGTCGCCATGCTCGTGATCGGCATCGGTTTCTCGCTGTGGGTGGATGCCGCGCTCGTCGACGACACCGCATCGTTCCTGCGGATCGGCGGCTGGACCCTCTTCACCGGCGCGCTGGAAGTCGGGTTCGCCACCGCGCTGCGGCTCGGCGCCATCACCGCGCTCGCGCTGGTGGGCGGGCTCACCACGAGCGGTCCTGACCTGGTGCGCGCGAGCATCCAGCAGCTGCGGGTGCCATACCGCGTCGGCTACACGGCGCTCGCAGCCTTCCGGTTCGTGCCCCGGTTCGGGCACGAGCTCAGCGTGATCCGCGCCGCGCACCGCGTACGCGGGCATCACGGCGGTCGCGGCCCGTTCGCGCGCATCGCCAGGGGCTGGGGGTACATCGTGCCGCTGCTCGCCGGAGCGATCCGTCATGCCGAGCGAGTGGCCCTGGCCATGGATGCCCGCGCCTTCGGCGCGCATCCCACCCGCACTGAACGCCATCTCGTGCCCTTCCGCACACGCGACGTCGTGTTCATCGTCCTGCTTCTCGCAGCATCCGCCGCGATCTTCATCGTGCTCTTCCCCTGGCAACCCGCCTGAAAGGCATCGCATGGCATTCAGCAAGATGGTGGGGCCCGAGACGACTGTGCTCCTGCACCTCGAAGTGCTGCGCACCGAGCGGATGCGCGTGTTCGAAGGAGAAAAGTGCCGGTTCTGACGCCGTGAAACCGGCACTTTCTCCTTTCGTCGCGCTGATCATTTCCGAGCCGACAGCGGGGTCGAAACGAGACCAGTACGGACTACTCCGGTAGCAAGCGGTTTGTTACCGGAGTAGCCCGGCGTCAACGCTTGCCGACGATCTGACGCCCCACGAGGTCGCGCATGATCTCGTTGGTGCCGCCGTAGATGCGGTGCACGCGGGCGTCGGTGAAGGCGCGGGCGATCGGATACTCCATGATGTAGCCGTAGCCGCCGTGCAGCTGCACGCCGGTGTCGAGCACCTCCCACTCGCGCTCGGTCGCCCAGAACTTGACCTTCGCGGCATCCTCAGCGGTGAGCTTCTTGTCCTTGTACGCGCGCAGCGCCTGGTCGATGTACGCCCACATCACCTCGGTGGTGGTGACCATGTCGGCGAGGCGGAAGCGGGTGTTCTGGAAGTCGGCGATGCGCTCGCCGAACGCCTCGCGGTCCTTCGTGTAGGCGATGGTCCAGGCGGTCGCAGCCTCGGCAGCCGCAGCGGCGGCGACACCGATCGAAAGTCGCTCGAGCGGCAGGTTCATCATCAGCTGGATGAAGCCCTGCCCCTCCTTGCCGCTGATGAGGTTCTCGTCGGGGACGAACACGTCGGTGAAGCTGAGCTCTGCAGTGTCCCAGCCGTGGAAGCCCATCTTCTGGAGCTTCTTGCCCTGGTCGAAGCCCTCCATGCCCTTCTCAACGATCAGAAGGCTGAATGCGTCGGGGCGGTTGCCCTCGCCCGTCTTCACGAATGTCACGACGATGTCGGCCGTCGTGCCGGATGAGATGAAGGTCTTGGCGCCGTTGAGGATGTAACCGCCATCGACCTTCTTGGCGTTGGTCTTGATGCCGCGAAGATCGGAGCCTGCGCCGGGGTCGGTCATGGCGAGAGCGCCGAGCACCTCGCCGGTCGCCATGCGTGGGAGCCACTTCTCCTTCTGCTCCTGCGTGCCCATGTGCACGAGGTAGGGCACGGCCAGGTCGTCCTGGATGCCGAAGGCGCCGGCCAGCGAACCGGCACCGGATGCGATGACCTCTTCCATCACGATGGTACGGAAGCGGTAGTCCTGCAGCATGCCGGCGCCGCCGAACTCCTCGGGGACCGAAAGCCCGATCAGGCCGGCCTCACCTGCGGCGAGCATGGTCTCGCGGTCGATCTCGCCCGCGGCATCCCACTTCTCGATGCTCTCATTGCTGACGTGGCGCTTGACGAAGTCCTTCACCAGGTCGCGGAAAGCCTCGTGGTCTTCTTCGTAGATTTCGCGTTCCATGCCGTCCTCCCGAACGTGTCAGTGCGTCGTTGCTCCCGCGATTCTAGGGCGGAGAGCGGATGCCGTGACAGCTCGT from Microbacterium profundi includes the following:
- a CDS encoding energy-coupling factor transporter ATPase, with protein sequence MRSSAPLLRVRDLTLTHADAARPSPSDVNFDIAPGEVVLLLGPSGSGKSTLTLALNGLIPHALPATMTGTVEAGGIDTARSDTATLSTHVAMVFQDPDAQIVTGTVYDEVAFGPENLLLPLDEVRARAEDALRRVGLWQRRDENPDRLSGGGRQRLVIACALAMGSPLLVLDEPTANLDPQGIEDVYAALADVVAAGDRAILLVEHNLDAAMEFVTRTIVLDQAGTVAFDGPVDEILRGHTEELVSMGVWLPAATLTARMLRERGILSHDAPLPLTPVELAEMLSDRVSDGTLSEPIPRGTLSEPIPRGTLSDPIPRGTLSEPIPRGTLSEPIPRGTLSEPIPRGTLSDPIPRGTLSEPIPRGTLSDRVPRGTLSEPIPRGTLSEPIPRGTLSDPIPRGTLSEPIPRGTLSDRVPRGTLSEPIPRGTLSEPIPRGTLSDPIPRGTLSEPIPRGTLSEPIPRGTLSEPIPRGTLSEPIPRGTLSERSETKRVERAEGESKPPRPPAPLIRARGLTVTRGRREILHDIDLDIETGSLTAIVGANGAGKTTLIQALAGVVPPRKRQVDVDGLDPATASPRDLAARIGFVFQNPEHQFIAHTVSDELAHGLTLRQAQGSRMSNAEIAQRVHEMLVRFGLEHKADVHPFLLSGGEKRRLSVGTALITGPRVLALDEPTFGQDRARATELLALLKSLRREGTTIVIVTHDLQLVAEHSTHTVVLSDGRVHATGRTDDLFRDEQVFATAGLRLPALQRMLASHAGTAAS
- a CDS encoding energy-coupling factor transporter transmembrane component T, with amino-acid sequence MSTTVIDPYAAMVRASRREFLYALNPLGKVAAVAPAMILLVFVRDLATPAALLVLAYALILIGARLTWRLLLLLLVVIPVAMLVIGIGFSLWVDAALVDDTASFLRIGGWTLFTGALEVGFATALRLGAITALALVGGLTTSGPDLVRASIQQLRVPYRVGYTALAAFRFVPRFGHELSVIRAAHRVRGHHGGRGPFARIARGWGYIVPLLAGAIRHAERVALAMDARAFGAHPTRTERHLVPFRTRDVVFIVLLLAASAAIFIVLFPWQPA
- a CDS encoding acyl-CoA dehydrogenase family protein; the encoded protein is MEREIYEEDHEAFRDLVKDFVKRHVSNESIEKWDAAGEIDRETMLAAGEAGLIGLSVPEEFGGAGMLQDYRFRTIVMEEVIASGAGSLAGAFGIQDDLAVPYLVHMGTQEQKEKWLPRMATGEVLGALAMTDPGAGSDLRGIKTNAKKVDGGYILNGAKTFISSGTTADIVVTFVKTGEGNRPDAFSLLIVEKGMEGFDQGKKLQKMGFHGWDTAELSFTDVFVPDENLISGKEGQGFIQLMMNLPLERLSIGVAAAAAAEAATAWTIAYTKDREAFGERIADFQNTRFRLADMVTTTEVMWAYIDQALRAYKDKKLTAEDAAKVKFWATEREWEVLDTGVQLHGGYGYIMEYPIARAFTDARVHRIYGGTNEIMRDLVGRQIVGKR